Proteins from a genomic interval of Clostridium sp. 'deep sea':
- a CDS encoding transposase, producing MARQARQQSSTGYYHVMLRGINKKDIFVNDTDKEKFLQLLKKQQDDCKIKITAWCIMSNHVHLILHAHVEDMSYAIKVVSGMYATYYNNKYDRIGALFNNRFKSKAIESDEYLKCNVRYIHNNPVKANIVNQAQDYIWSSYIEYLHKRNFVYNEEKKFILKCFSNNLKSFADFHKQDDNEIYLEIKEDTEKIKYIMGYNLRQEYIKKYSITSAKQLHMNSYLMNELCYMLVRECGLSLRKTACLLETQYNAVDRYLKNYERTLNTGSSVHIPNKITHP from the coding sequence GTGGCAAGGCAAGCAAGACAGCAAAGCTCAACTGGATATTATCATGTTATGTTACGAGGTATTAATAAAAAAGATATTTTCGTAAATGACACAGATAAAGAAAAATTTTTACAATTATTAAAAAAACAACAAGATGATTGTAAAATAAAAATAACAGCCTGGTGTATTATGAGTAATCATGTACATTTAATATTACATGCACATGTAGAAGATATGTCTTATGCTATTAAGGTAGTGAGTGGCATGTATGCTACCTACTATAATAATAAGTATGACAGAATAGGGGCACTATTTAATAATAGATTTAAAAGCAAAGCTATTGAATCGGATGAATACCTTAAATGTAATGTTAGATACATACATAATAACCCTGTAAAAGCGAATATAGTTAATCAGGCCCAAGATTATATTTGGAGTAGTTACATAGAGTATTTGCATAAAAGAAACTTTGTTTATAATGAAGAAAAAAAGTTTATACTAAAGTGTTTTAGTAACAATCTCAAAAGTTTTGCTGATTTTCATAAGCAAGATGATAATGAAATATATTTAGAGATAAAAGAGGATACTGAAAAGATAAAATACATAATGGGTTATAATTTAAGACAAGAGTACATAAAAAAATATAGTATTACAAGTGCAAAACAGTTACATATGAATAGTTATTTAATGAATGAATTATGTTACATGTTAGTAAGAGAATGTGGTTTGTCACTGAGAAAAACAGCATGCTTGTTAGAGACTCAATATAATGCGGTTGATAGGTATCTAAAAAATTATGAAAGAACGTTAAATACAGGTTCATCTGTTCACATTCCGAACAAAATCACCCATCCCTAG
- a CDS encoding folate family ECF transporter S component, giving the protein MKISTRQLAKAGLLIAISVIFTRLFSFRLTPVLRIGFGQLPIILAGITLNPLLGFTVGVLADLSGFMINSMGGMFIPGLTLSAGLCGLIPGLVYQRLKKKPKVAVWLSVSINALVVNALINTYWLSLYIGSFSFMAALPMRVINHLIMIPINSILAITLLKTPVFKDIKINK; this is encoded by the coding sequence ATGAAAATTTCTACAAGGCAGTTAGCAAAAGCAGGGTTATTAATAGCTATAAGTGTAATATTTACAAGGCTGTTTTCATTTAGATTAACGCCAGTTTTAAGAATTGGATTTGGACAATTACCAATAATTTTAGCAGGAATAACTTTAAACCCGCTATTAGGATTTACAGTAGGTGTATTAGCTGATTTAAGTGGCTTTATGATTAACTCAATGGGGGGTATGTTTATACCAGGCTTAACCCTATCGGCAGGATTATGTGGTTTAATACCCGGTTTAGTTTATCAAAGGCTAAAAAAGAAACCCAAAGTAGCTGTGTGGCTAAGTGTGAGCATAAATGCCTTAGTAGTTAACGCCTTAATTAATACCTATTGGTTATCATTATATATAGGAAGCTTTTCCTTTATGGCAGCTCTACCTATGCGAGTAATTAATCACCTAATAATGATTCCGATTAACTCAATTTTAGCAATTACCCTATTAAAAACACCAGTATTCAAAGATATAAAAATAAATAAATAA
- a CDS encoding MerR family transcriptional regulator, with translation MYTIGQFAVITQVSAKALRHYDEIDLFKPYTIVAENNYRYYHKQQIAELNTIKELKSYGFSLQQIKKIMASKSGLNNDLKHQLIVIEKEIKDLQHKQNLINQKLNNNKQNTAVENQNYLIEKHSLKSYQAICVRDTIRLNDIGQLISRLYELAKEYNVQVINGHKMRVKYLDNDLCSIEVFAEVIDLKSLPINNVVEIEQGTYVSTVHSGIKHKENAYANLYDYANKQHLKLADNPLEEISIILGKLNTKIYIRIIE, from the coding sequence ATGTATACAATAGGTCAGTTTGCAGTAATAACACAGGTTTCTGCAAAAGCATTAAGACACTATGATGAGATAGATCTTTTTAAACCCTATACAATAGTGGCAGAGAATAATTATAGATATTATCATAAACAACAAATAGCAGAATTAAACACCATTAAAGAGCTTAAGAGTTATGGTTTTAGTTTGCAACAAATAAAAAAAATAATGGCTAGCAAAAGTGGGCTTAACAATGATTTAAAACATCAATTAATAGTAATAGAAAAAGAAATAAAAGATTTACAACATAAGCAAAACTTGATTAATCAAAAGCTGAATAATAATAAACAAAACACCGCTGTTGAGAATCAGAACTACTTAATTGAAAAACACAGTTTAAAATCTTACCAAGCTATATGTGTGCGAGATACTATTAGGTTAAATGATATTGGGCAGCTAATTAGTAGACTTTATGAATTAGCCAAAGAATATAATGTTCAAGTAATAAATGGTCATAAAATGAGGGTTAAATATTTAGATAATGATTTATGTTCAATAGAGGTGTTTGCAGAGGTTATAGATTTAAAAAGCTTACCTATAAACAACGTAGTTGAAATAGAGCAGGGTACTTATGTAAGTACAGTTCATAGTGGTATAAAGCACAAAGAAAACGCCTATGCAAACTTATATGATTATGCTAACAAACAACATCTAAAGCTAGCTGATAATCCCCTTGAAGAAATTAGTATTATTTTGGGTAAATTAAATACTAAAATATACATTAGAATTATAGAATAA
- a CDS encoding creatininase family protein, translating into MSKNIMQLTWQELAQINKDSAVIFVNIAPIEQHSIHLPLGVDVYETEYWQKLASKLLKEQTYEVYHLPVIPCGYATKTNIVGNLYLSKNTLFNLVYEVLNNIAQWKFKNIVLLSAHADPIHNIIMEKACDKINAENGIKAIAPMGAIFSGEKVGINSENCAEVNALLTSYPHDYHAGWIETSCMLNYNKMLVKDKYKDMPNIEIDPKHMLSKKKLNKSTGDYGHLGYPQYASTDIGRQLNEAMAKQIVKATTAFIKRDGYEKYQHHFLYSKPFVKLMV; encoded by the coding sequence ATGAGTAAAAATATTATGCAATTAACTTGGCAGGAGCTAGCACAAATTAACAAAGATAGCGCAGTGATTTTTGTTAATATAGCTCCAATTGAGCAACATAGTATTCATTTGCCATTGGGAGTTGATGTTTATGAAACAGAGTATTGGCAAAAATTAGCGAGTAAACTATTAAAAGAGCAAACATATGAGGTATATCATTTACCAGTTATACCATGTGGTTACGCAACTAAAACAAATATTGTAGGTAATTTATATTTATCTAAAAACACTCTGTTTAACTTAGTTTATGAAGTGCTAAATAATATTGCGCAATGGAAGTTTAAAAATATCGTTTTACTTTCTGCTCACGCAGATCCTATTCATAACATTATAATGGAAAAAGCCTGCGACAAAATAAATGCAGAAAATGGAATAAAAGCAATAGCTCCCATGGGTGCAATTTTCTCTGGTGAAAAAGTAGGCATTAACAGTGAAAACTGTGCAGAAGTTAATGCCTTATTAACAAGTTATCCACATGATTATCATGCTGGCTGGATAGAAACATCATGTATGTTAAACTATAATAAAATGTTGGTTAAAGATAAGTACAAAGACATGCCTAATATAGAAATTGACCCAAAGCACATGCTTAGTAAAAAAAAGCTAAATAAATCAACTGGAGATTATGGTCATTTAGGTTATCCTCAATATGCTTCTACAGATATTGGTCGGCAACTAAATGAAGCTATGGCAAAGCAAATAGTAAAAGCAACTACGGCCTTTATAAAAAGAGATGGTTATGAAAAATATCAGCATCATTTTTTGTATTCCAAACCCTTTGTAAAATTAATGGTGTAA
- a CDS encoding UbiA prenyltransferase family protein yields the protein MKKYLRLMRVKHYCKNILVFVPLVFSKLFFVQQHFVNNLLGFIAFSLMTSVVYIVNDINDLESDKKHPTKCKRPLPAGLITVTKAKILATVLFVFSIIVNAFTKSNLFISTNLILAYYLLNILYSKHYKHVPIFDIAILASGFVIRVLYGSAVVNILISSWLYLTIITLSLYLVLGKRRNEIVKQGSSTRCVLKKYNYNFLDKNMYLYLALTIGFYSMWCVDSNTISSFGKSIIYTVPLVMLICLKYSLAVEGDSDGDPVEVVFSDKIMLLLIASYAILMFSIIYYKPFHNIVMATIN from the coding sequence ATGAAAAAATATCTAAGGCTAATGAGAGTAAAACACTATTGTAAAAATATTTTAGTATTTGTACCACTTGTCTTTAGTAAACTTTTTTTTGTTCAGCAGCACTTTGTTAATAATTTATTGGGCTTTATCGCCTTTAGTCTAATGACCTCAGTAGTGTATATAGTGAACGATATTAATGACCTTGAGAGTGACAAAAAGCATCCCACAAAGTGTAAAAGGCCTTTACCAGCTGGCTTAATTACAGTTACAAAAGCTAAAATACTAGCCACAGTATTGTTTGTTTTTTCTATTATAGTTAATGCCTTTACAAAATCCAACTTGTTTATATCTACTAATTTGATATTGGCTTATTATTTGTTAAATATTTTATATAGTAAGCACTATAAACATGTGCCTATTTTTGATATAGCTATTTTGGCATCGGGCTTTGTAATAAGGGTTTTATATGGCTCAGCTGTGGTTAATATATTAATATCTTCATGGTTATATTTAACTATTATTACTTTGTCTTTATACTTAGTGTTAGGTAAAAGAAGAAATGAAATAGTAAAACAAGGTAGCTCAACAAGGTGTGTGCTAAAAAAATATAACTACAACTTTTTAGATAAAAATATGTACCTATATTTAGCCCTTACAATTGGTTTTTATTCAATGTGGTGTGTAGATAGTAATACTATAAGTAGTTTTGGAAAAAGTATAATTTATACAGTCCCTTTAGTAATGTTAATTTGTTTAAAGTATAGCTTAGCAGTTGAAGGAGATAGCGATGGAGACCCTGTAGAGGTTGTTTTTTCTGACAAAATAATGCTTTTACTGATAGCTAGTTATGCTATATTAATGTTTAGTATTATCTACTACAAGCCTTTTCATAACATAGTTATGGCAACTATAAATTAA
- a CDS encoding GtrA family protein: protein MNRITKLKALFFNKNFLAFLIIGVINAVNGIVFATVYAMFINTNVAFIVGYITSLSISYVLNSSFNFKERLQLSKYIKFCISYVPNFVIQNLFVVVFFNILQWPKLIVFVMAAIIGVPITYLCIKLFVFFD from the coding sequence ATGAATAGAATAACCAAACTAAAAGCGTTGTTTTTTAACAAAAACTTTTTAGCATTTTTGATAATTGGAGTTATAAATGCAGTCAATGGTATTGTGTTTGCAACTGTTTACGCAATGTTTATAAACACAAATGTAGCTTTTATTGTAGGATATATCACTAGTTTATCAATATCCTATGTACTTAATAGTAGCTTTAATTTTAAAGAGAGATTACAGCTCTCTAAATACATTAAGTTTTGCATTTCGTATGTACCTAATTTTGTGATTCAAAACTTATTTGTGGTGGTGTTTTTTAATATATTACAGTGGCCGAAGCTAATAGTATTTGTTATGGCAGCCATCATAGGTGTACCTATAACCTATTTATGTATAAAGCTCTTTGTATTTTTTGATTAA